A window of Phragmites australis chromosome 2, lpPhrAust1.1, whole genome shotgun sequence genomic DNA:
AATAAAGGCTTATTGAGAAATGAAGAACTCTCCAAAACCTTGTTCCATGCCAATGCCAACTTTTCTTTACTTATGAAATCATCACTTTTTTGGGTAATTTGCCCCCTATATTCATGAGGAGAAGAAGGTAATGACATGGCCTTCTGAGTAGAACCAGTTCGGTTTCTTGAGCCATTGTTGGTAGCAACAACTCTCTGAGACGCATCTTCCTAACAATGAAAATATCATTATGAGCCCAAGCTGACAAAATTTAAAGAACAATTACATGCACAAGATATAAAGGACAAATATGAAGAAGATCAAAACAATTTAACTTGTAGGAGTGTACATTATTTGGGCAGTCATTCGCATTGCTTTGGCCCCCCGTAACATATGAGCATGAACCTTCGACATGATCCCTTTGGAGGCGATTTTGCTTTAGTGTTTCGTTCATAGCCCGAACTGCCCTGTTAAAGAGTTTaagattaaaataataaatgacTCATGCTCAATAAGGATATCTAGCCTCTCTACATGCTGTATCAAATAAACCAAACCTAGCATGATGACCAATGAGGATATCTAGCATCTAACCACAGTCATAAGCAAAACATGCTATAACCATTGGTACATTTTGAGTAAAAGCCTAAGTAACCTCTGAAAAATTAAGCCAACTCCACTAACATCAGATAGTTCAAACAAGAATTACCTCACAATGTCATCTCCAATCTCAGGTGTGATGCTAATGCTTCTTCGTCTTATTCGTCGAGCATTAGATGTTGAACTGTCACCAAGACCATCTGAtctacaagtgcatacaatggTTTGTTCAAAAACAGATTTACTAATAAAAGTATGAAAAGTTccacaaaaaggaaaagaactaGGCTAGATAAGAATAAAAATTAGTAGACACCTCAGTAACTGGCCAAGTCATaaaacaaaaccaaatcattTCATGGACATTTTTACAGCAAACTGCGCTCAGCGATAGAATTACTGAAGTAATCAAATATTGTATTTGATTGGCTATATAGGTGACACTGGAGGTTCCCCGTATTCTCTAGAGCATGAAACATTATTACATAAATGCCAGCTGCAAAAGCAAGAGCTTCTTGCTATGACATTCTTAGCCCACCTTAATAGTTTAGAGAGAGATGAAAGAAACACCAAACAGTTCTTTTGAATATTTTATCTATCAATATATCTTCATGATTTTCagttaaaaaatatagatatatcttcaTGATTCGTATATAGTGTGCTTGATTGATACCTGAAAGAATTATTCTAAATGCAGTAAAGATGGCTCAAACTGTGTTACTCTATCCATTGAAAACCGAGTACTTTTACAGTTGTGAAGCTGTTAGTTTACACTGGTCCAGTCTTCTTCGAATTGCTAGAAATTAGAAAAGGCACCACACGCCTAGAGCAATTAAAACATTAATTTACATTCTAGTTTTAGAAAACcagattccccccccccccccccccatataAACTACTAAATGGATTCTATTAGTTTCTTATATTATTTCTAACAAGGACTAATGCATCACATGGTTCTGTACTTCCATCAGATTTCAGCCAATGAGATAAGAAAGGTAAACTAATTTGGCTTTCGAACACCACAAAAGACCATCATGTATTCATGTAGTTGGTAGAAAACCAGACACCACCTGTGGAGAGCCATAGGACCTCAGAACAATGGTAGAGTTCCAGTTTCAACATTGAAATTTCGATTATGAAGAGCAACACAAAAACTAAGTTGGTCTCAGTCAAGAATGCAAAAGCTAGTATTTGCTTCCTAGATATATACAAAATTATATAGTTGCTGCTAGCTAGGGAATAAAACGAAAATAGAAAGATTGAAAGAGCCAATGATTGGAACTCATTAGTgacaacaaacacacacacaattGGCAAACCTTGATGCAACTCCACTTTCTGCGTATTCTTGAAATGATTGCTTCTCACCACCAAGTATAGATCTTCCCTTTGCTCTCATCAATGGATGCTCAGGACTACACCAAGGAAagcaaaatgaaaagaaaaaaaaaccatgagAACACCGATACCTCTGGGTTGAAGACAACGAAACAAACGACAGATTTCACAATTTTTATCATTTAAGTAACCAATCACTACTAGACTAACATATGCCATATGGTAAACATAGAAAAACATGCAAACTATAATCATGAAACAACCACAATTGCCTCCATAATACTCCCTCGAGTCACATAAAGGTGGCATTTTGGTCCTTCTCAACAAAGAGGTAGTCTCGAATGTTAGGAATACAAAGTCCTTATCCATTATGTATATATTAGGTTACTAGAGTTCTTATCCTGTACTcatcatgtactctatataagttACTATTCTTTATAAGGTATCAAAGCTAGGGGCTTTTTTTGGACGTTGCAACTCGTTCTAATCTTAGCCCACCCACCCGTCGGCTTCCCTCTCCCCATCAGTTGCTCTCCTCTGTCGTCGTTCTCCTGTACCTAACTTGCCTCTGCAGCCATGCGTCAGGATATGTAGTTGCTCTCTCGTGGCCGATCCAGCTCCTCCGCCAGGCCTCCTCCTCTGCCGAATTCTGCATTAGGGCTCCTCTACCCACCCCTCCACCATCCCGCACTAGGCCGCTACCTCTCCCGTTGCCGCCACCAACTCACATCACTCCACCCTCGCCTGACCAGATCCGTCGCCACACGACTAGATCCGTCAAGCCCTAGGGCCATGTCTCCATCATCCACTTTGGTTGTGCCACCCTCCCGAGCCACCCCATCCGGATTCTGGCGCCTCCACCGTTGCCGACTTCACCCATTAGATTTTCATGCCAGATCGCAACGATGGCTCCGCTCACCGTCAAAGTAGCCTGGGCCGTCGGTTCATCCACCACCTCTTCTGCAAGCTCGACACGTCGCTCTCCCTCACTACCGGCTCCCTTGCCATCTCCCCTGATGGTTCCATTTCCACGGAGCTCTTCCACCCGTTCCGCCACCGCAATATGCAAATGCTAGGGTTGGGGAGTTGGCACAACAAGTGAGGTTATGTGGTGTCACACGTGAGCTACTGATGGTTGTGTTGGGCCATGCTTTCAATGGGCTACCCAGTGTGTTTGGTGGACATTGGGTTGTCCATCTTCTGCTTGCTTGttttttgctgctgctgctatctTATGGGCCAGCTTGCTGCTGCTCTACTTTGCTCTCTTGTTTGGCTGGTTGTGTTGCGTGCTGCTAGCTAGCTTTTACCTATGATGATAGCTTCTATTGAGTCTAGTTCCATTAAACTCCTgctgttgtgctaggatttTGCTTTGACGCTAGTGTCGTAGCCTTGTATTAGCGTCTTTGCAATTCCACTGTGTCCATCTAAGTTTCAATCTCTCTTTAAGTTTGTCTATGTCGTGCGAGTCAACATATTCTTTCATCCATTAGTCCCTTTCTTTCTCATCGTTATTGATGCAACTTAGTCATATAGATCTTTCCGTAGCTTTAGTGACAACTtcatttgttgtcttgctactcatcATCTTGGTTTAGGTCATTCTTGTGTCATCTTGGTCTTTCCTTGTGTCATCTTGTGTCATTCTTGTGTCATCTTGGTCTAGGTCATTCTTGTGTCATCTTGGTCTTTCCTTGTGTCATTCTTGTGTCATTATTGTGTCATCTTGGTCTAGGTCATTCTTGTGTCATCTTGGTCTTTTCGTAGCTCTAGTGACAACTTACGTCTGTTGTCTTACTACTTCTCGTCGCTTTGTTGCGAGTCTTCACCAAGGGCATTCATTTGTTGTCATCGTCACGACTCTACTCATGTGCTTCATTATGCACTTCTTCAGCTTGATTCAATAGGATTACTAAGCCTCCACTCTACGACGACAACTTTGAAGAGACAATTTTTTGATGTATTAgtctaagtttattacttagtgtCGTCTCTTTCAAATGCAATACTATTGCATACACCTTGCATTTGAGGGGTGCTAGGAATCTAGACTCCTTATCCATTACGTATAGGTTAGGTTGCTAGAGTCCTtatcatgtactctatatattgccctcagaggctactattgaatacaagttgctattcctaacatcgAAAACGCAACTTTGACCAGCGATTTGAATTGCAATATGATAACTTTGGCAACTGTTTTATATTGCAATATATATTTAACACCTAAcaaaattacaacattaatatattatgaaagtatttttcaagacaaatcaaaaatatcattttcatatgGCCAGCCATAACACCTGCAAATATACCATAGGTCAAAGTTCGAAATGTTTGATGGCAACCGCTCTAAAACaccaatagttttttttttactggagGGAGTAATGGTAATGGTGATAGGTTTTTGATAATATAGTGATGATTTTTCACGAAGGCATAAAATTACACTTGAAGAACAGCCAAGCATAACACACACTAGTCCTCCAAAGGGAATCTTGCAAGCCCATAATACGGGATAGCATCTAGAATTGCACAATCAACCATCCGTTGTAATATCCAGTTGTTCTCAGCGATAATGGTTttacaaaaagaaatatatacaaCAGTAAAAAAGATAGAGATATGGACTAAAGCAATTGATGGCTACAGTTAAGTGGATACCTTGAACTAGTACCACGGGGTTCATCCGCAACTCCTCTCCTTTGGCTGTGCCTCCAAAAGGCATTTGCTATGTTTGGTTCACTGCATGACGTGCTGGTTTAAAGTACCAACTTCTTAGCAAATGCAATGAACAAGAAGGTCCAAGACAATGACACAAGTACCATACCACAGCATAATATTTCATCCAAATAATAATATTTCCAATGGTAAAACAAACTTTTCAATAGACTAGCTGTGAAATCATCATTTAGGTGCTACCTTAATTTCCCCTCTGAAAACGTTCTTGATCTCAACATCATATTGCGCAATGATCGTCCAGATAGATTTGATGAAGATTCAATTCTGCACTGAGATAGAGACAGAATGAATTCATCTTGCCCACAATCAAAACTATATCTAAAGTTAAAGGACTGCAAGTTGAGAAGAAACGGTATGAACAAATACAGCTGACAGGTAACCATCTGAGATATGGCatgttgggtttcatctctagcctaccccaacttctTGGGGCAATAAATATACTGATTCAAATATCCGTGGTTGACACTGTTTTGTATAATCTCACCCCCCAACATGCTCATATATTCTATACAATTCCATTCATGGCAGTAACATATCTCAGCTGTTATTGCTGCCAGTGTGAAGATTCACTTCAACAATGCTCTACTAGACACCTAAACTAGTGTGTGGGAACCTAAGTATCAATGCCTGCCAATTATAAAGAACGTTTTATTACAAAAGATATGCTAGAATAATTTTCAATGTCATCTCATCTTCTCGCATTATTTGTTTTAGAATCAGCCCTAAAAATTTATGTGATAGACACTACTAGCCTACCCAACAATACAAGCCATGACAACAATCATCCTTCAGAACCCAATATTGTGTCTTGTATAATCCTAATTTCCTGCTATGTTTGAATGTTCTGGATAGAGTTCAACCGTATTAGACTCTTTTCTTTACAAAGTTATTAAAATGTATTAAACACTCGATATGCCAACTAAATATTACAAAGAACCAGCAGAGTTACATGCACTGTTTTCTACAACAAGTAAATTGTAAATATCCCAATGAACAATAATGGATATATTACACAGTATGGGAAAACATAGAGAAGCCATGGATCATATAACTAAGATAAATTTAATACATAAGCATACCCTTCAGCTTCAACTTTATCAGATAGTCCATAAAGAGGGCTATTGGGCTCAAGGGGAGAATCACAAGAGTCATTTTCAACTGAGTCACTCTCACCCGCAGCCGAGATATGCGATATAAAGATAGCCTTAGCTGAAAAAGGAATCAACTGGCCTGGAAATCGCATAAGATCAACTAGCAATTCCATAGAGTTCAGCGAAACTACCACAGACATATGCTTGTAAgagtccacaaatccaacggCACCATCATCAGGTAGGCCCTATGAAAGACACATTTTTAAGTATTTTGAACTTAGGTTTTATCGCAAATAACGTACAATAGCATATGTGCAATGAAGCATGTGAAATatgcaaataaaaaaatggaAAGGGGTGGAAACTATAAACATACCACTACTAGTTTACTCTCAAGGCCAACGGCATCTGCAAGAACTTTAAATAGAATAGCTCGTGGTCGGCATGACCCGTGCCTTATCTGCCCTAGAAGTTGTGGTCCTCTATTTCCAAAGAAATGAGTATCTTCAGTTGAACCTCTTGCTGGACTCGCATCAGGATTTTGTCGCTTGAAGCAGTCAAAAACCTTTTATTGGAATAATAAGGTAAGGGGCATGCATGAGTCAAGTTACAGGCAAATAGTTGCTAACTCTAACATCATTGCAGTAGGGATGCCCTTGATGTGGTTGATGCAAGGATTAAAATAGTGGTGCCCAAAACTTGCCAATGCAAAAGTTTAAACACAAATCAGTTCTACATGTCCTGTAGGAATAAAAAGTACCCAAAGATGATATGATAATAGTGATCAACTCGTGATCATGAAAGTGAACTCCTAAAAAGGAATTGCACATGGGAAGATAGAAAACTGCATCCATTTTACACTTTCTAGAAACTTACCAAACCTGCTATTTTCTTTATCACTAAAGCCGGGCTAGAGTTCAAGCCCTTGACAAGTGCAGCACTAAGCTGCTTCAACATGAAAACCTTCTTATCCCTCTCAGTGTCTACGATAATCATGTCAGCCTTAAGCCCATCTGCTTCAAGAGTTTGAAGGTCATCTAGAGATGGTATTGTTGGGAAAATCTCCTTCAGCTTTTTATCCTGTATGAATTAGCCACAGGTCAATGACATAACCATGGCAAAATGGAAATACCAAGTccgtaaaaaaataaaaataaatcactGTTTTAATCCAATTGTAAAGAGAAGTAACAAAACATTATTGTGAAATCTGAACTCTAAATtctattactttttttttcttgatccCTAATACGTAGAAACTTGCTTTCCCATTGAATAAAGACACTGATAAAGAGAAGTGTTTGGTGTGATTTTGAAGACATTTAGCTGTAAATCCAATCACAGGTGTTCTAGCACGGTTTTTTAAATGTCTCTGgaagaacaaaatatattaATCTAGAGAGTAATCCTCACCGGAATGATTGAATAGAAACCATTTGGGATTAACCCTGAATAAGTTCCTGTTGACCACAGTAATTGAGAAGCCTTCCTGGATGAGGACCTTACGTTACCCAAAACTTCCTGTTTCCTTGATATGGAAACAGATTCTACTTTTTCCAAAAATTCTGGCGACCACCAACTAGGTTCACATGAGCTAGCTTCAGATTGCCCAGAACTAGTTGGTGTTTCATCCATTTCTCTGAAATGAAGTTCCTCAATCCCATCCCATAGCCACCATCTTTTGCATGCTATGAGAATATGAGATATGACAACAATTTTGTGTCCAACAGGACCACCGATCAGTTTAGTTCATATCTGTGGAAAAAGGAAGatattaatataaaaatcaGAAACAACTCTGAAAAACTTCTCCTACAGAGGTTTTGTATAGTCAAAAGCTTCTGTTGTAACTCACACTTTGCATACATAAACTTCCATCCTCTTAATAGTAACAAATTTATAGGCAATTCCACAACAAAAACTAAGAAATTTAGTTCATATGCGTCTCTGGATTGACATAATGCAAATTCTAATACTGAATCTAGTGATGCAAAAGGcattgttttgttgaaaacaaaaAAGCCTAACAGTCAGACAGTCTGTTTGAAAGTAAAGTAACACTTGCAAACTTCAGAATCTTATTTCAACTACTTGTTAGTTGTTAGTTGTTTTCTCAAAATCCACAAGCCACTTGATGGTAACATCTAACTGAAAAGCATGAGAACATGTGAACTGCGTGAGGATTCCCAGGAGAGAGAGTAACTTTATGGTTGATTAGAACTCATTAGTGGTCTACAAAGAAGGGTTAGCAAGTACATAGAAGTGGATAACATCCTTTCTTTATCAGCTGATGTGCATCCTGATGTCAATtagatccaaaaaaaaaagcacccCTAGCTTGAAATGTAATCACATGAAACTTTGCCTTGTGGCCTCTTCAGGCTCACCACCAAATTCCAGCCTAAAAGTCTGTTGCAAGAATAGCAGATTTGCAACCAGATATGGTCTACACTTCCAGCCAGTCACTGTTATACTAGTGCATTTACTGTTCATGTTGTCAAAGCATGCGGTCAATTTAAGGCATATTTAATAGGGAACTATCTGTGGACCGTGTGCAGTGAGTGCATAACGCCATACACTCTATGATCTAGATCCAACTTCATCTTTCACCTGAATTGAGCAACCCCAGTAAAACCTCCAACAAACAAACAGAACGCTCATGGTGGCTCAGCACCTCGACATGACATACATTAACCACAGTGCGATCCAGAATTCCATATACTACGACGCAGTGGAATAAACACTGAGAGTACATCTCAGCCACTAGCAACTTCACTTCGACAGCTATTGCTGGCCAAAATGGGCAGAATCAGGGCGGATGCACCAAGGGGCAGGGGCGAGCTTGGCCTGGGGCGTGCGGATTCAGTTGAGCcagcatttttttttggaaaacaaaCAACATCCGCACCTCAATTGGGTACCAACAAGTCATATCTACTGTGGTGTCAGCAAATGTCGATCTCGCACGATGAAGCAAAATCCTGACAACCTAACCGAACCATGGGTGGATGAATTAGATCAGCAGCGCACTACGCAGCAGACAAATCCGCGACTAGCCGAACGGAGAGAACGAGAGATTTGAATCCGAACTGAGAGCAGAGCCAACTCCCGAAACAGGGCAACCGACCAAGCAAGCCAAGATCACTTACCAACAGAAGAAGAAACCAATCCGAGTCGGGACGGATCTCCACTCCGCTAGCCGTAGTCCGAGAGAGGTGCGGCACTCCGGCGGAAGCagcgggagcggcgggtggAGGATCCGGCGGCGTTTCGCTCGGCTGCGTCACGTAGGGGCCTAGGGAGACTAGGTGTGGACTTCCAGGGCCTCGCGCATGCGTGGAGGAGTGGGTGGGACGTCGGTCCCGGCAGCCACGCTTCGCCGGCAGAGGACTGAGAAGTGAACCAGGGAAGCGAGAGCCGGCAggcgagggagggaggaggcgcCGAGGCGGACTGCCAGTAAAAGTACGGGCACGGCTGCGTCGGTTACGCGCTGGGGCTGCAAGACGGAGGGAGAGGAGCGGTGAGGCGGACGAACCGTGGTGACTCTATGGGTTGTTGACTGTTGTTGCCTTGTAGGTTTAGCTTCGTTGTGGCATTTGTGTGCGCGAATGGTTGTTATCACAAGGTAGATGCAATAGGGTTTCATTTGAAATGTTAGTGGTGGTTAATTGCATATaacatgctaataatttttttttattatgtacGTAACCATTGCTACACTTATCGAAAAAATtagcttcttcctcctccattgGTACCGAAACTAGGTGCAAATTAATCTTTCTTATATTTTACATAAGTAtatgaaatatttttagagCATATCAGAtggtttaacatttatttattttattattattattgattttttggAATTGGCTTTACTATCATTTATCACAGGCTATGCGTGGTCGAATGGTGTTGCATGCGTGAAATCTGTTTTTGTTGTCGTTATGCGACAATTAGCTTCATATATATCTATCTTGAAAAAGTATGGTTAGCCCTATATTGCATCATTGCAATCTGACATAGACCGATGACGAGGGTTCACAACTCAATATCAAAATGATTCATATTATTGTGCAATAGCTAGTTTCATATACCATCGTCATGAGCTCCACATGTTTATCCCAATGTTACGTGCCTACAAGCTATCAAGCACTATTGAGAACCAAGACTAGCTTTGAAGGTCAGTGAATGTGATTTACTGGCTGTCCATCAGAGATTAAACCTcatcaaaataatttttttagcggTAAGTGATGTTCTCGTCGATAGCGAAgtgtttgtgatgattttatcaatttttaagaTGTGTATCTTCGATTTTTAGTAGATATTATGTAAATAAATGTACGAGGGTGTAGGTAAGTAAGTATGtcgatttttaaaaaaactatgtaCGTAATGATGTTTTAAAAAACTATCAAGCACTCAGGTTCACAGCCCAATACTGCATGGCTGCATTCTACTGTGCGCCAAGTAGCCTCGAATACAGTTGCCTACATTGTTATGATCTATACGTGACTAACCCGTTGGCATGCTTGCAAGTTGTCATGCGTTGGCACCTCTCATGCCCACCGAGCAATTGGAAAGTAAGTACAGTAAGCCAGCCATAAATTCACAATATCATGTGCAAAAGGTATTCCCGTCAGAAAAAAGCTTTGAAATCTTCTGAGTACGGAATTAATGATAATAAAACAATCCCAGACGCGTTAACTGAGAATATGATACGCCTTAAGCCGAATCAAAGCACCAACACACAGCCGTCCTTCGAGCTAATTTATACTTACGGTCCTCATTGCTCTTTGTCGGTGGCTATCACCATTTGACTACTGTTCATCTGGCCCGGGCTAAGCCACTTTAACATGAAAATCTATGTCGTGGTGTTGACTTTTTTTTAGCGTATTTTAAATTAAT
This region includes:
- the LOC133908462 gene encoding serine/threonine-protein kinase EDR1-like; this encodes MDETPTSSGQSEASSCEPSWWSPEFLEKVESVSISRKQEVLGNVRSSSRKASQLLWSTGTYSGLIPNGFYSIIPDKKLKEIFPTIPSLDDLQTLEADGLKADMIIVDTERDKKVFMLKQLSAALVKGLNSSPALVIKKIAGLVFDCFKRQNPDASPARGSTEDTHFFGNRGPQLLGQIRHGSCRPRAILFKVLADAVGLESKLVVGLPDDGAVGFVDSYKHMSVVVSLNSMELLVDLMRFPGQLIPFSAKAIFISHISAAGESDSVENDSCDSPLEPNSPLYGLSDKVEAEGIESSSNLSGRSLRNMMLRSRTFSEGKLSTSCSEPNIANAFWRHSQRRGVADEPRGTSSSPEHPLMRAKGRSILGGEKQSFQEYAESGVASRSDGLGDSSTSNARRIRRRSISITPEIGDDIVRAVRAMNETLKQNRLQRDHVEGSCSYVTGGQSNANDCPNNEDASQRVVATNNGSRNRTGSTQKAMSLPSSPHEYRGQITQKSDDFISKEKLALAWNKVLESSSFLNKPLLPFEEWNIDFSEITIGTRVGIGFFGEVFRGIWNGTDVAIKMFLEQDLTTENMEDFCNEIYILSRLRHPNVILFLGACITPPHLSMATEYMEMGSLYYLIHMSGQKKKLSWRRRLKIIRDICRGLMCIHRMKIVHRDLKSANCLVNKHWTVKICDFGLSRVMTESPMTDNSSAGTPEWMAPELIRNEPFTEKCDIFSLGVIMWELCTLSRPWDGISPVQVVYAVANEGSRLEIPEGPLGKLIADCWAEPEDRPSCQEILTRLLDCEYTVS